CATCGGTGCCAGTATTGTTATTATTAGGACCGTAGGACCGTATTGATATTCGTTTATATGGTTTTCAATGTCTCTTTTGTGCATATCATTGACTTTAAAACAAATGTCATAATATAGCGACATCGTCATGAACCACACAGATACCGTCTGAATTCAGTTGTGAATAGGGTAACCGATTTGTTGATTAGTTTTGTTTAGCCAATGTAACCAATTTGTTGATTGGCTGGTCTTGTGACTGAACAAAATAACTGAGCAACAAAAGTGACATTTGATTGGAAAATGAAATAAGTAATCACAATTCACAATGCTTACCTAAGAGTAATTTCTGGGTCTCAAGTGTTGGATTTAAAAACATGACATTTGAGCCAAAAAGAATAGATGAAAAATTAATGTTGGTGGCTGGAAGCCCCTGATGAAGAATTTCGGGGGGTTTTTTCTTGTAATCAAATGTATAAAAACCAGTGAATCGTGAAAAGATATGCAATAAAAATGAGAATTAGATTAAATTTGGGATGAAGATGTTTGATTAGTTACTTCAAAGATGTTGAAATTTCACGCAACAACCAAAGCCAAGAGTTTTCATTGATGGACTGCATTGCATCTGCATGTTTTATTTCTGCCAACCCATGACATGAATTTGCAAGCTGCGATTCTTCGACAACTAAAGAGAAAGAGATCGCGAAAGAGTAAATGATAGATACTGAACCCATAGAGAAAGTTCTCTGGTCAGTCACACAGGAAATGCAAATAATATgaaaaaaatatacatataaatacCCATAAGTTGGCACGTGTGCGCACATGCATACGTATATAAGTTTGTATACAAGTTTGGGTAGATTTAGTTAAAAATTTGCAAAACCAGGACTAAGTTACTTGATCTGGGTTAAAActtaaaaccaaaccaaaccaaaccaaaaaccatATTTGATACAGCTCCATTTTAAATCAGTTCGTTTAAACTTAATATTCAGTTACAAAATTGAGTAAACCCATGGTTAATAAAACACCCATTAAACTAACCGTAACATTAAAACCCCACACTAAGTTAAGCACAAATAAGAAAACAATAAAGAAATGGTTAAGAGCTGTTTAGAGCATTACAAAGATATCCAAAAAGTCACTCCAACAATTTAACAAAAgcataagagtaaattacgtacTGCCTAGAGAAGATTACCATGagtcaaaagataaaaagttCTTGCAGGAAACAGCAGCTGCAGCTTAAAAAAAAGCTATTTGTCTAATAGATCATAATAACCATCCATTTACACTCCAAAATCAAGAAGGCCGGCAATCTGTCTTTAAAAGCTTACTCTTATGTATTAATAAATATCATAGGGATCAGCGTAGTAATAGTCATCGTCATAATACTCATTCTCTGTTACATAAATATAACGGTAGTCTTCAAGAGAATCATTGGGAAGTTTAAGATCTTTAATCTGTTTAGAACATTGTTTACCTAGGATCTCCCTTAAGATCAATGTAAAAGCATTCACGCAAGTCAAGTGTTTCAAGGTGATGACAGTTATCGAGAATCACACGCAACCCAACATTCGTCATCTTGTTTCCAATGAGTTCAAGGTGCCTTATCCCTAGCAAGTTTTGTCCAATAGCCATGGCTATCTCATTATATCTCGTTAAAGATCCTTCATCAGCATTAAACAATCTCCATCCTCTTTGATTCACTTTGAGTGTTTTTAGCATGGGGCAATAACGGCCAACAGTTTCAATCTCTTCTTTTGAGATTTCTATCTTGTAAAGGTTTAGTTCCTCCAACAATGGAAATTTCATCAAAGCAGCTGTAGTCAACTTTCCATAGAAGAATTGATGTGCCATTTCAAGCCGTCTGAGCTGACTTGATCTGGACGGAAACAATCATAAAGAAACATCACTTTATGGTGCATATCTAAAAAAAGAAATGGTTCTAACTTCTAAGAAACAAGTTCAACAATCATAAAGAAACATCACTTTATGGTGCATAATGTCAAAGGGATACTATAGTTACAAAGTGCAAATAGCAAACTAAACAGTTAGCTCACATACCTATCAGCAACATATAGATGAAGATCAGCATCATAAGTAGAAACAATGGTGATATCAACTAACTGGCCTTGGCTTCTATCCACAGCATTCTTACACATTTTACCCGCTGAGACTTCTGCAATTGTTCCCTGTAAGTCGTTCATATTGATGACCCTCCACATAGCAGGGTCCTTGCAAATCTTACGCCAAGCAGTGCACACTTTCTGCGCATTCTCAAGTATGTCAACCATACCAATTCTGTTAAGTATATTGAATGTAACATCGGATGGGAGATCCAACCAGTTCCTTTTTTCTTGCTTCAGAATCAGTTCTGATGGCACCATCACTTTAGCATGTACAAAGCAAACGAAAAGCATTACATGTTATTCACCTACttaacatatataaaaataataaaatgaaTAAAAAACCCTAACAATTTACATGTAAACTAACATGAACAGAAGAGAAACCTGTAACTAAAATATTACTACTTCACTAGCAAAGGACAAGCATTGTGCACACTGGGAAACTAAAACGATTGAAAACAGAACAAATACTTTACGGATATCGTTGTTATTATCGAAACCGGTATCGTTATTCATTTATAGAACCAGTACTAGTATTCGTTGTATAGTTTTCAATGTAAAGAATATACTTTTGTGCATATTATTGACATTAAACCAAATGACTATACCATAACGATATACCTTCGTGAACCGAACCAAACCCATCCGAATTCCCACCACATCACGCTTTGAATTTTAACTTAGAAGCCTCATAAATCAAGTGGATACCGGCATCGGTACCTATATTGTTTTGTTACTATCAAAACCGGtatcgtttttattgtttttatcgACATCTGTGTCAGTACTGTTGCTATTAAGACCGTATCGATAATCGTTTATATGGTTTTCAATGTCTCTTTTGTGCATATAATTGACTTTAAAACAAATGTCATAATATAGCGACATCATCACGAACCACACTGATACCGTCTGACTTCAGTTGTGAATAGGGGAACCGATTTGTTGATTAGTTTTGTTTAGCCAATGTAACCAATTTGTTGATTGGCTGGTCTTGTGACTAAACAAAATAACTGAGCAACAAAAGTGACCTTTGATTGGAAAATGAAATAAGTAATCACAATTCACAATACTTACCTAAGAGCAATTTCTGGGTCAAGTATTGGATTTAAAAACATGACATTTGAGCCAAAAAGAATAGATGAAAAATTAATGTTGGTGGCTGGAAGCCACTGATGAAGAATTCCGGGTTTTTTCTTGTAATCAGATGTATAAACACCGGTGAATCGTGAAAAGATATGCAATAAAAATGAGAATTAGATTAAATTTGGGATGAAGATAGTTGATTAGTTACTACAAAGATGTTGAAATTTCATGCAACAACCAAAGCCAAGAGTTTTGATTGATGGACTGGATTGCATCTGCATGTTCTATTCTATCTCTGCCCAGGGGCATACCTACCCTATGCGATGGGTGGGTGGCCGCacccttaaaaaaaaaaaatagtggtATTTTTCGCGAAAAATTCCGACCGCACCCCTTTGAAATTTTCGGCCGCACCCTTTAAAAAAATTTTAGGAGTTAGATAAAAAATTGTGAACACGGATTGAAACCCGACCCAATTATGTAAACAAGTTAGCCCGCTAATCCTTTTATAAAACTTGAATTCATTCCATCAAGCCCAATAAGTTAGTATCAATTCAAGCCCAACCTAAATACAACTTTAATTAAACAAAATTAGTccaatttacaaaaaaaaaagaccCAATCGACTGCCAACTTTTTGCGACTCACGCCCTCCCTCTGCATGACCTCACTTCCAGCGACCTGCGACACCCCCACCTCGACGGCGACTGCAACATTCCGGCTAATAATAGCTTAATTCCGGCTATAaacaagtacgtgttttgtttttggTTATTTTAATGTTTATGTGATTTTGTTAAAGACTTATGAGATTATAGGATAGGTTAAAAA
Above is a window of Helianthus annuus cultivar XRQ/B chromosome 14, HanXRQr2.0-SUNRISE, whole genome shotgun sequence DNA encoding:
- the LOC110907727 gene encoding putative F-box/LRR-repeat protein 23, with the translated sequence MVPSELILKQEKRNWLDLPSDVTFNILNRIGMVDILENAQKVCTAWRKICKDPAMWRVINMNDLQGTIAEVSAGKMCKNAVDRSQGQLVDITIVSTYDADLHLYVADRSSQLRRLEMAHQFFYGKLTTAALMKFPLLEELNLYKIEISKEEIETVGRYCPMLKTLKVNQRGWRLFNADEGSLTRYNEIAMAIGQNLLGIRHLELIGNKMTNVGLRVILDNCHHLETLDLRECFYIDLKGDPR